The following proteins are co-located in the Microcystis wesenbergii NRERC-220 genome:
- the ychF gene encoding redox-regulated ATPase YchF, which translates to MLKAGIVGLPNVGKSTLFNALVANAKAEAANFPFCTIEPNVGVVSVPDERLEVLAKISNSEKIVPTRIEFVDIAGLVKGASRGEGLGNQFLANIREVDAIVHVVRCFDNDDIIHVSGSVDPARDIEVINLELALADLGQVEKRVERLRKQAKNSKEAAEELAILEKILICLNDGISARKVDLSKEDEELIKNLGLLSRKPIIYAANVSEDDLATGNDWVESVRQIAQQERAKVVIVSAQVESELVELSEEERKDFLGSLGVEEGGLKSLIKATYELLGLRTYLTTGPQETRAWTIISGMKAPQAAGVIHSDFERGFIRAETVSYQDLVNSGTMSAAKEKGLVRSEGKEYIVQEGDVLLFRFNV; encoded by the coding sequence ATGTTGAAAGCTGGAATCGTGGGACTGCCAAATGTGGGGAAATCGACCCTATTTAACGCTCTGGTGGCTAATGCCAAGGCCGAGGCGGCTAATTTTCCCTTTTGTACCATCGAACCGAATGTGGGTGTGGTATCCGTCCCCGATGAACGTCTGGAGGTTTTGGCTAAAATCTCTAATTCTGAGAAAATCGTGCCGACGCGGATCGAATTTGTCGATATTGCCGGATTAGTTAAGGGTGCGAGTCGCGGGGAAGGATTGGGTAATCAATTTTTGGCTAATATCCGGGAAGTGGACGCGATCGTTCATGTGGTGCGCTGTTTTGATAATGATGATATTATTCATGTTTCTGGGTCCGTGGATCCGGCCCGGGATATCGAGGTGATTAATCTAGAGTTAGCTCTAGCGGATTTGGGACAGGTGGAGAAGCGGGTGGAACGTTTACGCAAACAGGCGAAAAATAGCAAGGAAGCCGCCGAAGAATTGGCTATCCTTGAAAAAATCCTAATTTGTCTTAATGACGGTATTTCGGCGCGAAAAGTGGATTTAAGCAAAGAGGACGAAGAATTAATTAAAAATCTCGGTTTATTGAGTCGGAAACCGATTATTTATGCCGCTAATGTGAGCGAAGATGATCTGGCCACGGGTAATGATTGGGTAGAAAGTGTCCGTCAAATTGCCCAACAGGAACGGGCCAAAGTTGTGATCGTTTCTGCTCAAGTAGAATCGGAATTAGTGGAATTGTCGGAGGAAGAAAGAAAAGATTTTCTTGGTTCTTTAGGAGTAGAAGAAGGGGGATTAAAATCTTTAATTAAAGCTACCTACGAGTTATTAGGACTGCGTACCTATCTCACCACTGGACCCCAAGAAACCCGCGCATGGACGATTATTTCTGGCATGAAAGCACCCCAGGCAGCCGGAGTTATTCACTCGGATTTTGAACGGGGTTTTATTCGTGCAGAAACTGTGTCTTATCAGGATTTAGTTAATAGTGGTACGATGAGCGCGGCTAAAGAAAAAGGTTTAGTCAGAAGTGAAGGCAAGGAATACATTGTTCAAGAGGGTGATGTTTTACTATTCCGTTTTAATGTTTAG
- a CDS encoding elongation factor G — protein sequence MNQSTGANTRNVALVGPYSSGKTSLLESLLFVTGAITRKGKISDRNTVGDSSTQARDRQMSVEVSVAHSQYQDLNFTFLDCPGSIEFASETYNALVGAGAAIIVCEPVVDRVLTLAPLLKFLDDWEIPHLIFINKMDRCNSHFNEVLQALKSVSSRPLVPQQYPIRQNNEIIGFIDLINEQAYHYHANSPADPVALPDHLKEEEQSARQEMLETIAEFDDHLLEELLEDINPSREEILQDLKQELGADQIVPVFFGMAERDYGVRHLLTALVEETPAPTITANRRGLDPSADGDAVVQILKTYFTPQGGRLSLGRIWQGTLNDGMALNGVRIGGIYRLMGQQQQPLQQAQAGEIVALGRLEGIATGDVVSSGSQKPDLPKGLQLKPVFALAIAAVNRKDEVKLSSALTKLIEEDPSLYWEQHGDTKEVILWGQGEIHLQVALDRLARKYNLPMTTHLPQVPYKETIKASTKSHGRYKHQTGGHGAFGDVYLDIKPLARGEGFHFHETIVGGVVPKQYIPGVETGVREYLGHGPLGFPVVDIDVTLTDGSYHSVDSSEQAFKQAARLAMTEGLPKCHPVLLEPILSVTVLAPSEYTAKVLQLISGKRGQIQGFEASGEWKGWDQVTAYLPQAEMHDLIVELRSLTMGVGFFRWDEDHLQEVPDKLRDAVLAMQGNGQK from the coding sequence ATGAACCAAAGTACCGGAGCAAACACCCGTAATGTGGCCCTTGTCGGCCCCTACTCCAGTGGCAAAACCTCCTTACTGGAAAGTTTACTTTTCGTCACAGGAGCGATCACCAGAAAAGGAAAAATCAGCGATCGCAATACCGTCGGTGATAGTTCCACGCAAGCGCGGGATCGACAGATGAGTGTAGAAGTTTCCGTTGCCCATAGTCAATACCAAGACCTAAATTTTACCTTTCTCGATTGCCCCGGTTCGATCGAATTTGCCAGTGAAACCTATAATGCCCTGGTCGGGGCCGGTGCTGCTATTATCGTTTGTGAACCAGTGGTCGATCGAGTTCTCACCCTGGCTCCCTTGCTAAAATTCCTCGATGATTGGGAAATTCCGCATCTAATCTTCATCAACAAGATGGATCGCTGTAATAGTCACTTTAACGAAGTCCTACAAGCTCTCAAATCCGTTTCTAGTCGTCCCCTCGTTCCCCAGCAATATCCTATCCGTCAGAATAACGAAATTATCGGATTTATCGATTTAATCAACGAACAGGCTTATCATTACCATGCTAACAGTCCCGCCGATCCTGTAGCTTTACCCGACCACCTCAAGGAAGAAGAACAGAGCGCTCGACAAGAAATGCTGGAAACGATCGCCGAATTTGACGATCATCTTTTAGAAGAACTCCTCGAAGATATTAACCCCTCCCGGGAAGAAATTCTCCAAGACTTAAAACAAGAACTGGGAGCCGATCAGATAGTACCCGTGTTCTTCGGTATGGCGGAACGGGATTATGGTGTGCGTCATCTCCTCACCGCTTTAGTGGAAGAAACACCGGCCCCGACAATTACTGCCAACCGTCGCGGTCTCGATCCCAGTGCGGATGGAGATGCAGTGGTACAAATCCTCAAAACCTATTTTACTCCCCAGGGCGGTCGCCTGTCCCTAGGGCGAATCTGGCAGGGAACCCTTAACGATGGCATGGCCTTGAACGGTGTGCGGATTGGTGGTATCTATCGTCTCATGGGACAACAACAACAACCCTTACAGCAAGCGCAAGCGGGGGAAATTGTCGCTCTCGGTCGTTTGGAGGGAATCGCCACCGGAGACGTGGTTAGCAGCGGCAGTCAAAAACCCGATCTTCCCAAAGGTTTACAACTCAAACCCGTCTTTGCCTTGGCCATTGCCGCCGTAAATCGCAAGGATGAAGTTAAATTAAGTTCAGCTTTGACAAAACTGATCGAAGAAGATCCCTCCCTCTACTGGGAACAACACGGCGACACTAAAGAAGTGATTCTTTGGGGACAGGGAGAAATTCATCTGCAAGTGGCCCTCGATCGCCTAGCACGCAAGTATAATCTACCGATGACCACCCATTTACCCCAAGTCCCCTACAAGGAAACAATCAAGGCCAGTACCAAATCCCACGGACGCTATAAACACCAAACCGGCGGCCACGGTGCTTTTGGTGATGTGTATCTCGATATTAAACCCCTGGCCCGGGGGGAAGGTTTCCACTTCCATGAAACCATTGTCGGTGGTGTTGTCCCGAAACAGTATATCCCTGGGGTGGAAACGGGAGTGCGGGAATATCTCGGTCATGGTCCTTTGGGTTTCCCCGTGGTGGATATCGATGTCACCCTCACCGATGGTTCCTATCACAGTGTCGATAGTTCCGAACAAGCTTTTAAACAAGCGGCCCGTCTAGCGATGACGGAGGGACTACCTAAATGTCATCCAGTCTTATTAGAACCAATTCTATCGGTGACGGTTCTCGCTCCCTCAGAATACACCGCCAAGGTTTTACAGTTAATCAGTGGTAAACGCGGTCAAATTCAGGGTTTTGAAGCTTCTGGGGAGTGGAAAGGTTGGGATCAGGTGACGGCCTATCTCCCCCAAGCGGAAATGCACGATTTGATCGTTGAATTGCGTTCTCTGACTATGGGGGTCGGTTTCTTCCGGTGGGATGAGGATCACCTGCAAGAAGTGCCGGATAAACTGCGCGATGCGGTTTTAGCTATGCAGGGTAACGGTCAAAAGTAA
- a CDS encoding class I SAM-dependent methyltransferase has product MLRPEERTKFDPTKDSDFYAFPRFVTHVDEGFIDRLTALYREILSPNTRILDLMSSWVSHLPEEMEFEHIEGHGMNGEELAKNPRLHSYFVQDLNAQPKLPLEDSSFDAVLITVSVQYLQYPEAIFAELYRILKPNGLVVVSFSNRMFYQKAIAVWRDNSDLGRVALVKSYFKSVAGFREVQGIVRPATTPSFLQMLGIMVADPFYAVIGKKNPL; this is encoded by the coding sequence ATGCTCCGACCCGAAGAAAGAACTAAATTCGATCCGACCAAAGACAGCGATTTTTATGCTTTTCCCCGCTTCGTCACCCACGTGGATGAGGGTTTTATCGATCGATTAACCGCTCTCTACCGAGAGATATTATCGCCGAATACACGCATTTTAGACCTGATGAGCAGCTGGGTGTCCCATTTACCGGAGGAGATGGAATTTGAGCATATCGAAGGTCACGGGATGAATGGGGAGGAGTTAGCCAAAAATCCCCGCTTGCATAGTTATTTTGTCCAAGACCTCAATGCACAGCCAAAATTGCCCCTAGAGGATAGTTCTTTTGATGCGGTGTTAATCACGGTGTCGGTGCAGTATTTGCAGTATCCAGAGGCGATTTTTGCGGAACTGTATCGCATTTTAAAGCCTAATGGTCTGGTGGTGGTCAGTTTTTCCAATCGGATGTTTTACCAAAAAGCGATCGCTGTTTGGCGCGATAATAGCGATTTAGGCCGGGTAGCGTTAGTGAAATCCTATTTTAAATCGGTGGCGGGATTTAGGGAAGTACAGGGGATCGTTCGTCCTGCTACTACCCCCAGTTTCCTGCAAATGTTAGGAATTATGGTCGCTGATCCCTTCTATGCAGTGATAGGAAAAAAGAATCCTCTCTAG